Proteins from a single region of Sediminitomix flava:
- a CDS encoding MFS transporter: MTEQSAKQTQNQYAVPFAIMVFLFFLVGFLTVVNQQFQAPLKEVFDLSNTQSTLLTFTFFAAYPIMGIPAGKLVEKLGYKGTLLVSLVIVTISFALFYTAAEFTSFTIFLIGSFVLGAGMTVLQTVVNPYIIACGPEETASFRMNLGGGMNSLGTVLGPLFVSQVVFGGTGDIQVSDVKIPYLVLIATVIILTLILKTVNLPHIPGTTKEEGSEGSATQYPHLILGVVGIFCYVGAEVAVGANINLFLEQDFGYAKSVAASFASLYWLGLMIGRLSAAGLLKNIGAKGQLTGAATGALALIVGTVILSYYPDLSFNLDLEIGLLGISIHQAISVSCITLILMGLFHSVMWPCIFTLAVKDLGPHTSQGSGLLMLGVAGGAVIPFVQGILADVLGDWQLTWGLVIACELFILFYALKGSQVILPKKK, from the coding sequence ATGACTGAACAATCAGCAAAACAAACACAAAATCAGTATGCTGTACCATTTGCCATAATGGTATTCTTATTTTTCTTAGTAGGTTTTCTTACTGTGGTAAATCAGCAGTTTCAAGCACCTCTTAAAGAGGTTTTTGATCTGTCGAACACTCAATCTACTTTATTGACATTCACCTTTTTTGCTGCATATCCTATCATGGGTATTCCTGCAGGAAAGTTGGTTGAAAAACTAGGTTACAAAGGTACTCTTTTAGTTTCCCTTGTTATTGTAACCATATCATTCGCCTTATTCTATACTGCAGCTGAATTTACATCATTTACCATATTCCTAATCGGTTCTTTTGTACTTGGTGCAGGAATGACGGTACTCCAAACTGTAGTTAACCCTTACATTATTGCCTGTGGCCCTGAAGAAACTGCATCTTTCCGTATGAACCTTGGAGGAGGTATGAACTCTTTAGGTACGGTATTAGGACCTCTTTTTGTATCTCAAGTAGTATTTGGTGGTACTGGAGACATCCAAGTTTCTGATGTAAAAATCCCTTACTTGGTATTGATTGCCACGGTAATCATTCTTACACTAATTCTTAAGACAGTAAACTTACCACACATTCCTGGTACTACTAAAGAAGAAGGTTCTGAAGGTTCTGCTACTCAATATCCTCACCTAATTTTAGGGGTTGTAGGTATCTTCTGTTACGTAGGAGCTGAGGTTGCCGTAGGAGCCAACATCAACCTTTTCTTGGAACAAGATTTTGGTTATGCTAAAAGTGTTGCTGCTTCGTTTGCCTCTCTTTATTGGTTAGGTTTAATGATCGGAAGGCTTTCGGCTGCTGGTTTATTAAAAAATATCGGAGCAAAAGGTCAATTAACTGGAGCTGCAACCGGTGCTTTAGCTCTAATTGTAGGTACGGTAATCCTTTCTTACTATCCTGACTTGTCATTCAATTTGGACCTTGAGATTGGACTATTGGGTATTTCGATTCACCAAGCAATCTCTGTGTCATGTATTACACTAATTCTAATGGGACTTTTCCACTCAGTAATGTGGCCTTGTATCTTTACTCTTGCTGTTAAAGATTTAGGACCTCACACAAGTCAAGGTTCAGGACTTCTGATGCTTGGTGTTGCTGGTGGTGCCGTGATTCCATTTGTACAAGGTATTTTAGCCGACGTTCTTGGCGATTGGCAATTGACATGGGGACTTGTTATTGCATGTGAACTATTCATTTTGTTCTATGCACTGAAAGGATCTCAAGTAATTCTTCCAAAGAAAAAATAA
- a CDS encoding sterol desaturase family protein yields the protein METYAKTLLYAIPGFVILLLIEFVYGYFKGKQTYRAMDTIAGLSAGISNIIKSTLGLTIMIVSYDWVAERISIFQIEDTLTVYIIGFICIDFAGYWAHRLNHTINYFWNIHLVHHSSEEFNLACALRQTISNIFGYYGLFLIPAALLGVPATVIAIISPIHLFLQFWYHTKHIPKLGWLEYIIITPSQHRVHHAINKEYLDKNLGQIFCLWDRIFGTFQEELDDVPPVYGITRPVNTWNPFKINFSHLWILIKDAWHTNNYWDKLRIWFMPLGWRPSDVIEKFPIPYIEDPYNFEKYEPQLSKGLSLWSWVQFITTLVLMLFMFGTFAEIGFPQLFVYGTFLFISIYGYTAMMDKDISGNVVEILRGVSGISYITLFEGWFTLDNYVAFGSEIMLAYFALSIFMAIYFWKEIIYTTPQKKDKIDQLTPQV from the coding sequence ATGGAAACATACGCAAAAACCTTACTCTATGCGATACCTGGCTTTGTCATATTATTATTAATAGAGTTTGTTTACGGCTATTTCAAGGGTAAACAAACCTACAGAGCTATGGATACTATTGCGGGTCTTAGTGCCGGTATTAGTAACATTATTAAAAGTACATTAGGGCTTACAATCATGATCGTATCTTATGATTGGGTAGCTGAAAGAATCTCAATATTTCAAATTGAGGACACGCTAACGGTTTATATTATTGGATTCATCTGTATCGATTTTGCAGGATATTGGGCACACAGGCTTAATCATACGATTAACTACTTTTGGAATATACACCTAGTGCACCACAGTAGTGAAGAATTTAACCTTGCTTGTGCGCTTCGTCAGACCATTTCCAATATTTTCGGTTACTACGGATTATTTCTAATTCCTGCGGCTCTTCTAGGAGTACCAGCAACCGTTATCGCTATTATTTCACCAATTCATCTTTTCCTTCAGTTTTGGTATCACACCAAGCATATACCTAAATTGGGTTGGTTGGAATACATCATCATTACTCCTTCACAACACCGAGTTCATCATGCAATTAATAAAGAATACCTTGATAAAAACCTTGGTCAAATCTTTTGTCTGTGGGATAGAATCTTTGGAACCTTCCAAGAAGAACTAGATGATGTTCCTCCTGTTTACGGCATCACGAGACCAGTGAATACATGGAATCCTTTTAAAATCAACTTTTCTCATCTTTGGATTCTGATCAAAGATGCTTGGCATACAAATAATTATTGGGATAAACTGAGAATTTGGTTTATGCCTTTGGGCTGGCGCCCTTCCGACGTGATAGAAAAATTTCCTATTCCATATATTGAAGATCCTTATAACTTCGAAAAATACGAACCTCAATTGTCAAAAGGACTCAGTCTTTGGTCTTGGGTACAATTTATCACTACACTTGTTCTGATGCTCTTTATGTTTGGCACTTTTGCTGAAATAGGATTTCCACAACTTTTCGTTTACGGAACATTCCTTTTCATTTCCATCTATGGTTATACCGCTATGATGGATAAAGATATTTCAGGAAACGTGGTAGAAATCTTAAGAGGTGTATCTGGAATAAGCTACATCACTCTTTTTGAGGGTTGGTTTACTTTGGATAATTATGTAGCCTTTGGTTCAGAAATCATGTTAGCCTACTTTGCTTTGAGTATTTTTATGGCTATTTATTTTTGGAAAGAAATCATTTATACTACTCCTCAAAAGAAGGATAAAATCGATCAATTGACTCCTCAAGTATAA
- a CDS encoding DUF2141 domain-containing protein has protein sequence MYRFLFVLTFLLPFIAKGQSTEGKLTVKTTGYERVKGDVLILLFKGEDGFPGDHEKAFRKAKEELKGAEHYFYFDGLPQGNYAIIVVHDENENGLADTNWIGIPKESIGISNYPKIGRPEYEMAKISLEEAESKELNIVVDKVF, from the coding sequence ATGTATAGATTTCTTTTTGTACTTACTTTCTTACTTCCTTTTATAGCAAAAGGGCAATCTACCGAAGGTAAACTAACTGTGAAGACCACAGGTTACGAACGTGTGAAAGGAGATGTTCTGATTTTATTATTTAAGGGTGAAGATGGTTTCCCTGGAGATCATGAAAAAGCTTTTCGTAAAGCAAAAGAGGAGTTGAAAGGAGCAGAACATTATTTCTACTTTGATGGTTTGCCACAAGGTAATTATGCGATCATCGTAGTTCATGATGAGAATGAGAATGGACTTGCAGATACCAACTGGATAGGAATACCCAAAGAATCGATAGGAATAAGTAACTATCCTAAAATAGGAAGGCCAGAATATGAAATGGCAAAAATCAGTTTAGAAGAAGCTGAAAGTAAAGAACTAAATATAGTGGTCGATAAAGTCTTTTAA
- a CDS encoding helix-turn-helix domain-containing protein produces MDAIKTLCLKTFLDESEDGFHLARTNLENEEDLYMHTHHDFSEFFVITSGEGIHSINGDEVLIYEGSFCFIRASDTHCFIPDAKKGLVITNLAISNKTIRHYEERYFASQKKYWTEDTAQPYFGVLSTPDLNEIVSRFDILFDKPKNAINLDLFILHLFDVLNKTVPSDQGIPFWLSNAIEQFRKPKNLKLGKTKFLELCERSSDHVNRVLQKYFNKTLTEVINAERLSFTAKQLTMTNAPLKVIYTNAGYSNHSYFFRIFKKKYGLTPLEYRSKNHKIF; encoded by the coding sequence ATGGATGCTATCAAAACCTTATGCTTAAAGACTTTCTTAGATGAATCTGAAGATGGATTTCATTTGGCTCGTACAAATCTCGAAAATGAGGAAGACTTGTATATGCACACCCATCATGATTTTTCAGAATTCTTTGTGATCACATCGGGAGAAGGAATTCACTCGATCAATGGCGATGAAGTGCTGATCTATGAAGGAAGTTTTTGTTTTATCAGAGCATCAGACACGCATTGTTTTATTCCCGATGCAAAGAAAGGATTAGTGATCACCAATCTTGCAATCTCAAATAAGACAATCCGTCATTATGAAGAGCGATATTTTGCTTCTCAGAAAAAATATTGGACAGAAGATACCGCCCAACCTTACTTTGGTGTGTTAAGTACTCCCGACTTAAATGAAATTGTATCCCGATTCGATATTCTTTTTGATAAACCTAAAAATGCCATCAACCTAGACTTGTTCATTCTTCATTTGTTTGATGTACTCAACAAAACGGTTCCTTCTGACCAAGGAATCCCTTTTTGGTTGAGCAATGCCATTGAGCAATTCAGAAAACCAAAAAATTTAAAGCTAGGCAAAACTAAGTTCTTAGAGCTTTGCGAACGCTCATCTGACCATGTAAATCGGGTGCTTCAGAAATACTTTAACAAAACACTCACGGAGGTAATTAATGCTGAAAGACTCTCTTTTACAGCAAAACAACTCACGATGACCAACGCTCCACTCAAGGTTATTTATACAAATGCAGGTTATAGCAATCACAGTTATTTCTTCCGAATATTCAAGAAAAAATACGGGCTTACTCCTTTAGAATATCGCTCAAAGAATCATAAGATTTTCTAA